The Henckelia pumila isolate YLH828 chromosome 2, ASM3356847v2, whole genome shotgun sequence genome includes a window with the following:
- the LOC140882025 gene encoding uncharacterized protein encodes MSLFDIHTPHIYTYIIYLFFELVLVDIFIKLVMDKTWMYLPRQTEEYRKGLESFLDFAFSNANVNGKIACPCARCKIGICVSREDAYDHLTVDGFIKGYTHWVAHGEISSSASSVSSSVPYRADVDDMEGLVHEAFGVPQHDENINNTSGFEKDNDIPIGEAQKFYKLIDDSQEELYPGCKKFSKLAFIIRLLHLKCLGKMTNKIFDMLLDLLREAFPNAMKDLPKSYYEAEKLMKQLGLGYEKIDACPNDCTLYWRLDKERVKCKTCDEPRWETSEGDPSGEKRKVARKVLWYFPIKPRLQRLFMSCKTAVHMRWHSESRTKDGYMRHPADSPAWKTFDHNHLEFAKDPRNVRLGLASDGFNPFKNMSVVHSTWPVVLVPYNLPPWMCMKQPYFMLSLLIPGPSAPGNNIDIYLQPLIADLKDLWEVGVETYDASTKQNFQLHAALLWTISDFPGYATLSGWSTKGKFACPVCHKFTHARWLKNGKKYCYMGHRKFLNSDHEFRKNAQHFDGTEEYGRPPPLLSGDEVINELKNFKLKFGKTVDDNPELPYNWKKMSIFFDLPYWKDNVIRHNLDLMHIEKNVCESICGTLLNMKGKTKDNIKSRLDLQEIGIRSALHPIKKGPSRVSLPPACYSMGKKEKGIFCKVLKKVKVPDGYASNISRCVQLKPAKLIGLKSHDNHILMQQLLPVALRRTLSKLVRTPLIKLSRYFRELCCKVISPTDAVRLRTDIVVILCQLEKIFPPSFFDIMIHLTVHLATEVQLAGPVPYRWMYPFES; translated from the exons aTGTCTTTGTTTGATATTCATACtccacatatatatacatatattatatatttgttttttgaaCTTGTGTTAGTAgatatttttatcaaacttgTGATGGATAAAACTTGGATGTATTTGCCGAGACAAACTGAGGAATACAGAAAAGGACTGGAGAGTTTCCTAGATTTTGCATTTTCTAATGCAAACGTAAATGGAAAAATTGCATGTCCTTGTGCAAGATGTAAGATTGGCATATGTGTTTCAAGAGAGGATGCTTATGATCATTTGACGGTTGATGGATTTATCAAAGGTTATACCCACTGGGTTGCTCATGGAGAGATATCAAGTAGTGCATCTTCAGTATCTAGTTCTGTTCCATATCGTGCTGATGTAGATGATATGGAGGGGCTAGTTCACGAGGCTTTTGGGGTCCCACAACACGACGAAAATATTAACAATACATCAGGATTTGAAAAGGATAATGATATTCCAATTGGGGAGGCCCAAAAATTCTATAAACTAATTGATGATTCGCAAGAAGAGTTATATCCAGGCTGCAAGAAATTTTCAAAACTTGCATTCATCATTCGCTTGCTTCACTTAAAATGTCTTGGTAAAATGACCAATAAAATCTTCGACATGCTTTTGGATTTGTTGAGAGAAGCATTTCCTAATGCCATGAAGGATTTACCAAAATCATATTATGAAGCAGAGAAATTGATGAAGCAATTAGGACTTGGCTACGAAAAGATCGATGCTTGCCCTAATGATTGCACCTTGTACTGGAGGTTGGACAAAGAAAGAGTTAAATGCAAAACATGTGATGAGCCAAGATGGGAAACTTCTGAAGGTGATCCAAGTGGTGAGAAGAGGAAAGTTGCACGAAAGGTTTTATGGTATTTTCCAATAAAGCCTAGGTTACAACGTTTGTTCATGTCGTGCAAAACAGCAGTCCATATGAGATGGCATTCTGAATCTCGCACAAAAGATGGTTACATGCGGCATCCAGCCGATTCCCCAGCTTGGAAAACGTTTGACCATAATCATCTAGAATTCGCAAAGGATCCCCGGAACGTAAGGCTTGGATTAGCTTCTGATGGATTTAATCCATTCAAAAACATGAGTGTGGTGCACAGTACATGGCCAGTCGTTTTAGTGCCATATAATCTTCCGCCATGGATGTGTATGAAACAACCATACTTTATGTTATCGTTGTTAATACCTGGTCCATCTGCTCCTGGAAATAACATCGACATATACTTGCAGCCCCTTATTGCagatttgaaggatttgtgGGAAGTAGGAGTGGAGACATATGATGCATCAACCAAGCAAAATTTTCAGTTGCATGCCGCATTGTTATGGACGATAAGTGATTTTCCTGGATATGCAACCTTATCTGGGTGGAGTACCAAAGGTAAATTTGCATGCCCGGTGTGCCACAAATTTACACATGCACGCTGGTTAAAAAATGGCAAGAAATACTGCTATATGGGTCACCGCAAATTTTTGAACAGTGACCATGAGTTTCGCAAAAATGCTCAACATTTTGATGGAACTGAAGAGTATGGAAGACCACCACCCTTACTTTCTGGAGACGAAGTGATCAACgagttgaaaaattttaaattgaaattCGGAAAAACCGTTGATGATAATCCAGAACTGCCATACAATTGGAAAAAGATGAGTATTTTCTTCGATTTACCATATTGGAAAGATAATGTGATACGTCACAATCTTGATCTTATGCATATTGAAAAGAATGTATGTGAATCAATTTGCGGGACATTGCTGAATATGAAAGGGAAAACAAAAGATAATATTAAATCTCGTCTTGATTTGCAAGAAATTGGCATACGTTCAGCACTTCATCCTATCAAGAAAGGACCAAGTAGAGTTTCTCTTCCTCCAGCATGTTATTCAATGGGGAAAAAAGAGAAGGGTATATTTTGCAAGGTTTTGAAAAAAGTTAAAGTTCCAGATGGCTATGCATCTAACATTTCACGATGTGTTCAACTGAAACCAGCAAAATTAATTGGTCTAAAAAGCCATGACAACCATATTTTGATGCAGCAGTTGTTGCCAGTAGCACTACGTAGAACTTTGTCTAAATTAGTACGGACTCCTTTGATTAAATTGAGCAGGTATTTTAGAGAGCTATGTTGTAAAGTAATTTCTCCTACTGATGCGGTTCGTCTTAGGACAGATATTGTGGTGATCTTGTGTCAATTAGAGAAGATTTTTCCTCCCTCATTTTTTGACATAATGATTCATTTAACCGTACATTTGGCTACTGAAGTACAACTTGCTGGACCAGTTCCCTACCGATGGATGTAtccatttgaaag CTGA
- the LOC140880537 gene encoding uncharacterized protein isoform X1: protein MHSESFASWFAKHTGMTQEGKIVGKSHFQHQGEIDAQPRIMVANHAARNSKRVKVGLAKQLGSMVASEKEFQNKLNVMNNQMDEASKKQQNDAQGMTHKFKTVGKPRFELQNEFAQSHIIDNHAIRNSKEREVGVIRELGSMNDNGKECQNIKDMLNNQMDKGSIQQQNDVRGMTHKSRSVGKSHFQLQDLTNTQSRIMIHNHAAGNLKEKVYHAREVGITATSEKDQNVIQIHDASNKNHLEFQGLTSKITSSINRNFENTIQDQTDFMDEEYDQDVDSESEYDDAEKKIRGPTFMKEIWGRPSTLPRIKIQCDDMGRPIGSRRNKFTDFLGTLARNGKYCPIDVEGWHKMPLDIKKKMLDVIKEKYDLPPGTESWTLNSIAKKWRNWKSELKKKVL from the exons ATGCATAGTGAGTCTTTTGCCTCTTGGTTTGCCAAACAT ACAGGAATGACTCAAGAGGGTAAAATTGTCGGAAAATCTCATTTTCAACATCAAGGTGAGATAGACGCACAACCTCGAAttatggttgccaatcacgcaGCTCGAAATTCAAAAAGAG TTAAAGTCGGTCTTGCTAAGCAACTTGGTAGCATGGTAGCTAGCGAAAAAG AATTTCAAAACAAACTAAATGTGATGAATAACCAAATGGATGAAGCTTCAAAGAAGCAACAGAATGATGCACAAG gaatGACTCATAAGTTTAAAACCGTTGGAAAACCTCGTTTTGAACTTCAGAATGAGTTTGCACAATCACATATTATTGACAATCATGCAATTCGCAATTCTAAAGAAAGAG AAGTCGGTGTTATAAGGGAACTTGGTAGCATGAATGACAATGGAAAAG AATGTCAAAACATAAAAGATATGTTGAATAACCAAATGGATAAAGGTTCAATACAGCAACAAAATGATGTACGAG GAATGACTCATAAGAGTAGAAGTGTTGGAAAATCTCATTTTCAACTTCAAGATTTGACAAATACTCAATCCCGGATTATGATCCACAATCACGCAGCTGGAAATTTAAAAGAGAAAG TCTATCATGCAAGGGAAGTTGGTATCACGGCAACTAGCGAAAAAGATCAAAATGTTATTCAAATACATGATGCTTCAAATAAGAATCACCTTGAGTTTCAAG GTTTGACATCTAAGATCACATCCAGCATTAaccgaaattttgaaaatacgATTCAAGACCAAACTGATTTTATGGATGAAGAATATGATCAAG ATGTTGATAGTGAAAGTGAATATGATGATGCTGAGAAAAAGATTAGAGGCCCTACATTTATGAAAGAAATTTGGGGTCGACCTAGTACGCTGCCACGCATTAAGATTCAATGTGATGATATGGGGCGTCCTATAGGATCAAGAAGAAATAAATTTACTGACTTTTTGGGTACTTTGGCAAGAAATGGTAAATATTGTCCGATCGACGTGGAAGGTTGGCATAAAATGCCATTAGATATTAAGAAAAAAATGTTAGATGTAATAAAG GAAAAGTACGATCTTCCTCCTGGAACAGAGAGTTGGACACTCAATTCAATAGCAAAAAAATGGAGAAACTGGAAGTCAgaactaaaaaaaaaagtattatgA
- the LOC140880537 gene encoding uncharacterized protein isoform X2, whose translation MHSESFASWFAKHTGMTQEGKIVGKSHFQHQGEIDAQPRIMVANHAARNSKRVKVGLAKQLGSMVASEKEFQNKLNVMNNQMDEASKKQQNDAQGMTHKFKTVGKPRFELQNEFAQSHIIDNHAIRNSKEREVGVIRELGSMNDNGKDMLNNQMDKGSIQQQNDVRGMTHKSRSVGKSHFQLQDLTNTQSRIMIHNHAAGNLKEKVYHAREVGITATSEKDQNVIQIHDASNKNHLEFQGLTSKITSSINRNFENTIQDQTDFMDEEYDQDVDSESEYDDAEKKIRGPTFMKEIWGRPSTLPRIKIQCDDMGRPIGSRRNKFTDFLGTLARNGKYCPIDVEGWHKMPLDIKKKMLDVIKEKYDLPPGTESWTLNSIAKKWRNWKSELKKKVL comes from the exons ATGCATAGTGAGTCTTTTGCCTCTTGGTTTGCCAAACAT ACAGGAATGACTCAAGAGGGTAAAATTGTCGGAAAATCTCATTTTCAACATCAAGGTGAGATAGACGCACAACCTCGAAttatggttgccaatcacgcaGCTCGAAATTCAAAAAGAG TTAAAGTCGGTCTTGCTAAGCAACTTGGTAGCATGGTAGCTAGCGAAAAAG AATTTCAAAACAAACTAAATGTGATGAATAACCAAATGGATGAAGCTTCAAAGAAGCAACAGAATGATGCACAAG gaatGACTCATAAGTTTAAAACCGTTGGAAAACCTCGTTTTGAACTTCAGAATGAGTTTGCACAATCACATATTATTGACAATCATGCAATTCGCAATTCTAAAGAAAGAG AAGTCGGTGTTATAAGGGAACTTGGTAGCATGAATGACAATGGAAAAG ATATGTTGAATAACCAAATGGATAAAGGTTCAATACAGCAACAAAATGATGTACGAG GAATGACTCATAAGAGTAGAAGTGTTGGAAAATCTCATTTTCAACTTCAAGATTTGACAAATACTCAATCCCGGATTATGATCCACAATCACGCAGCTGGAAATTTAAAAGAGAAAG TCTATCATGCAAGGGAAGTTGGTATCACGGCAACTAGCGAAAAAGATCAAAATGTTATTCAAATACATGATGCTTCAAATAAGAATCACCTTGAGTTTCAAG GTTTGACATCTAAGATCACATCCAGCATTAaccgaaattttgaaaatacgATTCAAGACCAAACTGATTTTATGGATGAAGAATATGATCAAG ATGTTGATAGTGAAAGTGAATATGATGATGCTGAGAAAAAGATTAGAGGCCCTACATTTATGAAAGAAATTTGGGGTCGACCTAGTACGCTGCCACGCATTAAGATTCAATGTGATGATATGGGGCGTCCTATAGGATCAAGAAGAAATAAATTTACTGACTTTTTGGGTACTTTGGCAAGAAATGGTAAATATTGTCCGATCGACGTGGAAGGTTGGCATAAAATGCCATTAGATATTAAGAAAAAAATGTTAGATGTAATAAAG GAAAAGTACGATCTTCCTCCTGGAACAGAGAGTTGGACACTCAATTCAATAGCAAAAAAATGGAGAAACTGGAAGTCAgaactaaaaaaaaaagtattatgA
- the LOC140880537 gene encoding uncharacterized protein isoform X5, with protein MHSESFASWFAKHTGMTQEGKIVGKSHFQHQGEIDAQPRIMVANHAARNSKRVKVGLAKQLGSMVASEKEFQNKLNVMNNQMDEASKKQQNDAQGMTHKFKTVGKPRFELQNEFAQSHIIDNHAIRNSKERGMTHKSRSVGKSHFQLQDLTNTQSRIMIHNHAAGNLKEKVYHAREVGITATSEKDQNVIQIHDASNKNHLEFQGLTSKITSSINRNFENTIQDQTDFMDEEYDQDVDSESEYDDAEKKIRGPTFMKEIWGRPSTLPRIKIQCDDMGRPIGSRRNKFTDFLGTLARNGKYCPIDVEGWHKMPLDIKKKMLDVIKEKYDLPPGTESWTLNSIAKKWRNWKSELKKKVL; from the exons ATGCATAGTGAGTCTTTTGCCTCTTGGTTTGCCAAACAT ACAGGAATGACTCAAGAGGGTAAAATTGTCGGAAAATCTCATTTTCAACATCAAGGTGAGATAGACGCACAACCTCGAAttatggttgccaatcacgcaGCTCGAAATTCAAAAAGAG TTAAAGTCGGTCTTGCTAAGCAACTTGGTAGCATGGTAGCTAGCGAAAAAG AATTTCAAAACAAACTAAATGTGATGAATAACCAAATGGATGAAGCTTCAAAGAAGCAACAGAATGATGCACAAG gaatGACTCATAAGTTTAAAACCGTTGGAAAACCTCGTTTTGAACTTCAGAATGAGTTTGCACAATCACATATTATTGACAATCATGCAATTCGCAATTCTAAAGAAAGAG GAATGACTCATAAGAGTAGAAGTGTTGGAAAATCTCATTTTCAACTTCAAGATTTGACAAATACTCAATCCCGGATTATGATCCACAATCACGCAGCTGGAAATTTAAAAGAGAAAG TCTATCATGCAAGGGAAGTTGGTATCACGGCAACTAGCGAAAAAGATCAAAATGTTATTCAAATACATGATGCTTCAAATAAGAATCACCTTGAGTTTCAAG GTTTGACATCTAAGATCACATCCAGCATTAaccgaaattttgaaaatacgATTCAAGACCAAACTGATTTTATGGATGAAGAATATGATCAAG ATGTTGATAGTGAAAGTGAATATGATGATGCTGAGAAAAAGATTAGAGGCCCTACATTTATGAAAGAAATTTGGGGTCGACCTAGTACGCTGCCACGCATTAAGATTCAATGTGATGATATGGGGCGTCCTATAGGATCAAGAAGAAATAAATTTACTGACTTTTTGGGTACTTTGGCAAGAAATGGTAAATATTGTCCGATCGACGTGGAAGGTTGGCATAAAATGCCATTAGATATTAAGAAAAAAATGTTAGATGTAATAAAG GAAAAGTACGATCTTCCTCCTGGAACAGAGAGTTGGACACTCAATTCAATAGCAAAAAAATGGAGAAACTGGAAGTCAgaactaaaaaaaaaagtattatgA
- the LOC140880537 gene encoding uncharacterized protein isoform X4, whose product MHSESFASWFAKHTGMTQEGKIVGKSHFQHQGEIDAQPRIMVANHAARNSKREFQNKLNVMNNQMDEASKKQQNDAQGMTHKFKTVGKPRFELQNEFAQSHIIDNHAIRNSKEREVGVIRELGSMNDNGKECQNIKDMLNNQMDKGSIQQQNDVRGMTHKSRSVGKSHFQLQDLTNTQSRIMIHNHAAGNLKEKVYHAREVGITATSEKDQNVIQIHDASNKNHLEFQGLTSKITSSINRNFENTIQDQTDFMDEEYDQDVDSESEYDDAEKKIRGPTFMKEIWGRPSTLPRIKIQCDDMGRPIGSRRNKFTDFLGTLARNGKYCPIDVEGWHKMPLDIKKKMLDVIKEKYDLPPGTESWTLNSIAKKWRNWKSELKKKVL is encoded by the exons ATGCATAGTGAGTCTTTTGCCTCTTGGTTTGCCAAACAT ACAGGAATGACTCAAGAGGGTAAAATTGTCGGAAAATCTCATTTTCAACATCAAGGTGAGATAGACGCACAACCTCGAAttatggttgccaatcacgcaGCTCGAAATTCAAAAAGAG AATTTCAAAACAAACTAAATGTGATGAATAACCAAATGGATGAAGCTTCAAAGAAGCAACAGAATGATGCACAAG gaatGACTCATAAGTTTAAAACCGTTGGAAAACCTCGTTTTGAACTTCAGAATGAGTTTGCACAATCACATATTATTGACAATCATGCAATTCGCAATTCTAAAGAAAGAG AAGTCGGTGTTATAAGGGAACTTGGTAGCATGAATGACAATGGAAAAG AATGTCAAAACATAAAAGATATGTTGAATAACCAAATGGATAAAGGTTCAATACAGCAACAAAATGATGTACGAG GAATGACTCATAAGAGTAGAAGTGTTGGAAAATCTCATTTTCAACTTCAAGATTTGACAAATACTCAATCCCGGATTATGATCCACAATCACGCAGCTGGAAATTTAAAAGAGAAAG TCTATCATGCAAGGGAAGTTGGTATCACGGCAACTAGCGAAAAAGATCAAAATGTTATTCAAATACATGATGCTTCAAATAAGAATCACCTTGAGTTTCAAG GTTTGACATCTAAGATCACATCCAGCATTAaccgaaattttgaaaatacgATTCAAGACCAAACTGATTTTATGGATGAAGAATATGATCAAG ATGTTGATAGTGAAAGTGAATATGATGATGCTGAGAAAAAGATTAGAGGCCCTACATTTATGAAAGAAATTTGGGGTCGACCTAGTACGCTGCCACGCATTAAGATTCAATGTGATGATATGGGGCGTCCTATAGGATCAAGAAGAAATAAATTTACTGACTTTTTGGGTACTTTGGCAAGAAATGGTAAATATTGTCCGATCGACGTGGAAGGTTGGCATAAAATGCCATTAGATATTAAGAAAAAAATGTTAGATGTAATAAAG GAAAAGTACGATCTTCCTCCTGGAACAGAGAGTTGGACACTCAATTCAATAGCAAAAAAATGGAGAAACTGGAAGTCAgaactaaaaaaaaaagtattatgA
- the LOC140880537 gene encoding uncharacterized protein isoform X6, whose amino-acid sequence MHSESFASWFAKHTGMTQEGKIVGKSHFQHQGEIDAQPRIMVANHAARNSKRVKVGLAKQLGSMVASEKEFQNKLNVMNNQMDEASKKQQNDAQGMTHKFKTVGKPRFELQNEFAQSHIIDNHAIRNSKEREVGVIRELGSMNDNGKECQNIKDMLNNQMDKGSIQQQNDVRGMTHKSRSVGKSHFQLQDLTNTQSRIMIHNHAAGNLKEKVYHAREVGITATSEKDQNVIQIHDASNKNHLEFQGLTSKITSSINRNFENTIQDQTDFMDEEYDQGKVRSSSWNRELDTQFNSKKMEKLEVRTKKKSIMILSCQYKFFCKKEIKEPLLNNM is encoded by the exons ATGCATAGTGAGTCTTTTGCCTCTTGGTTTGCCAAACAT ACAGGAATGACTCAAGAGGGTAAAATTGTCGGAAAATCTCATTTTCAACATCAAGGTGAGATAGACGCACAACCTCGAAttatggttgccaatcacgcaGCTCGAAATTCAAAAAGAG TTAAAGTCGGTCTTGCTAAGCAACTTGGTAGCATGGTAGCTAGCGAAAAAG AATTTCAAAACAAACTAAATGTGATGAATAACCAAATGGATGAAGCTTCAAAGAAGCAACAGAATGATGCACAAG gaatGACTCATAAGTTTAAAACCGTTGGAAAACCTCGTTTTGAACTTCAGAATGAGTTTGCACAATCACATATTATTGACAATCATGCAATTCGCAATTCTAAAGAAAGAG AAGTCGGTGTTATAAGGGAACTTGGTAGCATGAATGACAATGGAAAAG AATGTCAAAACATAAAAGATATGTTGAATAACCAAATGGATAAAGGTTCAATACAGCAACAAAATGATGTACGAG GAATGACTCATAAGAGTAGAAGTGTTGGAAAATCTCATTTTCAACTTCAAGATTTGACAAATACTCAATCCCGGATTATGATCCACAATCACGCAGCTGGAAATTTAAAAGAGAAAG TCTATCATGCAAGGGAAGTTGGTATCACGGCAACTAGCGAAAAAGATCAAAATGTTATTCAAATACATGATGCTTCAAATAAGAATCACCTTGAGTTTCAAG GTTTGACATCTAAGATCACATCCAGCATTAaccgaaattttgaaaatacgATTCAAGACCAAACTGATTTTATGGATGAAGAATATGATCAAG GAAAAGTACGATCTTCCTCCTGGAACAGAGAGTTGGACACTCAATTCAATAGCAAAAAAATGGAGAAACTGGAAGTCAgaactaaaaaaaaaagtattatgATCCTGAGTTGCCAATACAAGTTCTTTTGCAAAAAAGAGATCAAAGAGCCTTTGTTGAACAATATGTGA
- the LOC140880537 gene encoding uncharacterized protein isoform X7: MHSESFASWFAKHTGMTQEGKIVGKSHFQHQGEIDAQPRIMVANHAARNSKRVKVGLAKQLGSMVASEKEFQNKLNVMNNQMDEASKKQQNDAQGMTHKFKTVGKPRFELQNEFAQSHIIDNHAIRNSKEREVGVIRELGSMNDNGKECQNIKDMLNNQMDKGSIQQQNDVRGMTHKSRSVGKSHFQLQDLTNTQSRIMIHNHAAGNLKEKVYHAREVGITATSEKDQNVIQIHDASNKNHLEFQGKVRSSSWNRELDTQFNSKKMEKLEVRTKKKSIMILSCQYKFFCKKEIKEPLLNNM, from the exons ATGCATAGTGAGTCTTTTGCCTCTTGGTTTGCCAAACAT ACAGGAATGACTCAAGAGGGTAAAATTGTCGGAAAATCTCATTTTCAACATCAAGGTGAGATAGACGCACAACCTCGAAttatggttgccaatcacgcaGCTCGAAATTCAAAAAGAG TTAAAGTCGGTCTTGCTAAGCAACTTGGTAGCATGGTAGCTAGCGAAAAAG AATTTCAAAACAAACTAAATGTGATGAATAACCAAATGGATGAAGCTTCAAAGAAGCAACAGAATGATGCACAAG gaatGACTCATAAGTTTAAAACCGTTGGAAAACCTCGTTTTGAACTTCAGAATGAGTTTGCACAATCACATATTATTGACAATCATGCAATTCGCAATTCTAAAGAAAGAG AAGTCGGTGTTATAAGGGAACTTGGTAGCATGAATGACAATGGAAAAG AATGTCAAAACATAAAAGATATGTTGAATAACCAAATGGATAAAGGTTCAATACAGCAACAAAATGATGTACGAG GAATGACTCATAAGAGTAGAAGTGTTGGAAAATCTCATTTTCAACTTCAAGATTTGACAAATACTCAATCCCGGATTATGATCCACAATCACGCAGCTGGAAATTTAAAAGAGAAAG TCTATCATGCAAGGGAAGTTGGTATCACGGCAACTAGCGAAAAAGATCAAAATGTTATTCAAATACATGATGCTTCAAATAAGAATCACCTTGAGTTTCAAG GAAAAGTACGATCTTCCTCCTGGAACAGAGAGTTGGACACTCAATTCAATAGCAAAAAAATGGAGAAACTGGAAGTCAgaactaaaaaaaaaagtattatgATCCTGAGTTGCCAATACAAGTTCTTTTGCAAAAAAGAGATCAAAGAGCCTTTGTTGAACAATATGTGA
- the LOC140880537 gene encoding uncharacterized protein isoform X3, protein MTQEGKIVGKSHFQHQGEIDAQPRIMVANHAARNSKRVKVGLAKQLGSMVASEKEFQNKLNVMNNQMDEASKKQQNDAQGMTHKFKTVGKPRFELQNEFAQSHIIDNHAIRNSKEREVGVIRELGSMNDNGKECQNIKDMLNNQMDKGSIQQQNDVRGMTHKSRSVGKSHFQLQDLTNTQSRIMIHNHAAGNLKEKVYHAREVGITATSEKDQNVIQIHDASNKNHLEFQGLTSKITSSINRNFENTIQDQTDFMDEEYDQDVDSESEYDDAEKKIRGPTFMKEIWGRPSTLPRIKIQCDDMGRPIGSRRNKFTDFLGTLARNGKYCPIDVEGWHKMPLDIKKKMLDVIKEKYDLPPGTESWTLNSIAKKWRNWKSELKKKVL, encoded by the exons ATGACTCAAGAGGGTAAAATTGTCGGAAAATCTCATTTTCAACATCAAGGTGAGATAGACGCACAACCTCGAAttatggttgccaatcacgcaGCTCGAAATTCAAAAAGAG TTAAAGTCGGTCTTGCTAAGCAACTTGGTAGCATGGTAGCTAGCGAAAAAG AATTTCAAAACAAACTAAATGTGATGAATAACCAAATGGATGAAGCTTCAAAGAAGCAACAGAATGATGCACAAG gaatGACTCATAAGTTTAAAACCGTTGGAAAACCTCGTTTTGAACTTCAGAATGAGTTTGCACAATCACATATTATTGACAATCATGCAATTCGCAATTCTAAAGAAAGAG AAGTCGGTGTTATAAGGGAACTTGGTAGCATGAATGACAATGGAAAAG AATGTCAAAACATAAAAGATATGTTGAATAACCAAATGGATAAAGGTTCAATACAGCAACAAAATGATGTACGAG GAATGACTCATAAGAGTAGAAGTGTTGGAAAATCTCATTTTCAACTTCAAGATTTGACAAATACTCAATCCCGGATTATGATCCACAATCACGCAGCTGGAAATTTAAAAGAGAAAG TCTATCATGCAAGGGAAGTTGGTATCACGGCAACTAGCGAAAAAGATCAAAATGTTATTCAAATACATGATGCTTCAAATAAGAATCACCTTGAGTTTCAAG GTTTGACATCTAAGATCACATCCAGCATTAaccgaaattttgaaaatacgATTCAAGACCAAACTGATTTTATGGATGAAGAATATGATCAAG ATGTTGATAGTGAAAGTGAATATGATGATGCTGAGAAAAAGATTAGAGGCCCTACATTTATGAAAGAAATTTGGGGTCGACCTAGTACGCTGCCACGCATTAAGATTCAATGTGATGATATGGGGCGTCCTATAGGATCAAGAAGAAATAAATTTACTGACTTTTTGGGTACTTTGGCAAGAAATGGTAAATATTGTCCGATCGACGTGGAAGGTTGGCATAAAATGCCATTAGATATTAAGAAAAAAATGTTAGATGTAATAAAG GAAAAGTACGATCTTCCTCCTGGAACAGAGAGTTGGACACTCAATTCAATAGCAAAAAAATGGAGAAACTGGAAGTCAgaactaaaaaaaaaagtattatgA